The following proteins are co-located in the Desulfonauticus submarinus genome:
- a CDS encoding formate dehydrogenase accessory protein FdhE, with protein sequence MNSKQIVNKIERIRQKGFIPSEILDFVQDVFLKQLDFYHQRTIKSIESKEIETKLTTGKPLLLRRDFPIELKEIRDLLNALLKVVANYARLKEYLDILESDLKDDEFVAQSIKKFLEGDDAFFRIYGEKLENSPRLLSFLIQSSILPFVASYSKGFDELISLKEYPFGHCPICGSLPLISVLKDKSGKRKNFCSFCLFEYPVERTKCVFCGEPYKKEHFYFTTEDLPGYRVDICDKCKKYIKTIDFRDRDEQIIPMLDDLASLPLDIIAKKEGYLRPTLSFWGF encoded by the coding sequence ATGAACTCTAAGCAAATAGTTAATAAGATAGAGAGGATAAGGCAAAAGGGGTTTATCCCTAGTGAGATTTTGGATTTTGTTCAAGATGTCTTTTTAAAACAGTTAGATTTTTATCACCAAAGAACTATAAAAAGTATAGAATCCAAAGAAATAGAGACCAAGTTAACTACAGGAAAACCTCTTTTATTAAGAAGAGATTTTCCTATAGAGTTAAAGGAAATTAGGGATCTTTTAAATGCTCTTTTAAAGGTTGTTGCTAATTATGCACGCCTAAAAGAATATTTAGATATATTAGAATCAGATCTTAAGGATGATGAATTTGTTGCTCAAAGTATAAAAAAATTTTTAGAAGGAGATGATGCTTTTTTTAGAATATATGGAGAAAAGTTAGAAAATTCTCCACGTCTGCTTTCCTTTTTAATTCAAAGTAGCATTTTGCCCTTTGTTGCGTCCTATTCTAAGGGTTTTGACGAGTTGATTTCTTTAAAAGAATATCCATTTGGGCATTGTCCTATTTGTGGTAGTCTTCCCTTAATTAGTGTTTTAAAGGATAAATCAGGGAAGAGAAAAAATTTTTGTTCTTTTTGTCTTTTTGAATATCCAGTAGAAAGAACAAAATGTGTTTTTTGTGGAGAACCATATAAAAAAGAGCATTTTTACTTTACTACAGAAGATTTGCCAGGTTATAGAGTAGACATATGTGATAAATGTAAAAAATATATTAAAACAATTGATTTTAGAGATAGAGATGAGCAAATCATTCCCATGTTAGACGATTTGGCTTCACTTCCTTTAGATATTATAGCTAAAAAAGAAGGCTATTTAAGACCAACTTTAAGCTTTTGGGGTTTCTAG
- a CDS encoding prepilin peptidase, which translates to MEVLYAGIFIFGLCLGSFYNVCIVRYLNEESIVWPPSHCPQCGHKLSWWENIPILSFIILRGRCASCKKKISWLYPIVEFTSGLLTIALYWKFGLSMAFGLYLILFGILIVASFIDIQSFLLPDILTIPGGVLALGFSFFLPIGPKMAFLGAGSGFLLFLLIQKGYKWTKGKDGLGGGDVKLMIMLGAMVGLKGLPLVIFVSALLALLGSVVLVCRGKKIEAETAIPYGPFLSLATVLYVLSGDMWFEVYKSLAFH; encoded by the coding sequence ATGGAAGTTTTGTATGCAGGTATCTTTATTTTTGGTTTATGTTTGGGAAGTTTTTATAATGTATGTATAGTGCGTTATTTAAACGAAGAGTCTATTGTTTGGCCTCCTTCCCATTGTCCTCAGTGTGGACATAAGTTAAGTTGGTGGGAGAATATTCCTATTTTGAGCTTTATTATTTTAAGAGGTAGATGCGCGTCTTGTAAAAAGAAAATCAGTTGGTTATATCCTATAGTTGAATTTACTTCAGGCTTGCTAACCATAGCCCTTTATTGGAAATTTGGATTAAGCATGGCTTTTGGTTTGTATCTTATATTATTTGGTATATTAATTGTGGCAAGCTTTATTGATATTCAAAGTTTTTTATTGCCAGATATTCTAACTATCCCTGGAGGTGTGTTGGCTTTAGGATTTTCCTTTTTCTTGCCAATTGGTCCGAAGATGGCTTTCTTAGGGGCTGGAAGCGGTTTTTTATTGTTTTTGCTTATTCAAAAAGGGTATAAATGGACAAAAGGGAAAGATGGTTTAGGAGGGGGAGATGTAAAATTAATGATTATGCTGGGAGCTATGGTAGGGTTGAAAGGCTTACCTTTGGTTATATTTGTATCAGCATTGCTTGCTCTTTTAGGAAGTGTGGTTTTAGTATGCAGAGGAAAAAAAATAGAGGCAGAAACTGCTATTCCATATGGCCCTTTTCTTTCTCTTGCAACGGTTCTTTATGTTTTAAGTGGAGATATGTGGTTTGAGGTTTATAAAAGTTTAGCTTTCCATTAA
- a CDS encoding phenylacetate--CoA ligase family protein, which yields MNYRFFPNFTKEELAKIQLEGLKWTVNHAYQGSAQYQKKLKKSGIHPNDIKSLEDLQYLPFTTVEDLREGYPLPLLSVPEEEVVRIHASSGTTGKRKVLAYTQKDIDTWKIMLARCFELAGLSPLDRIQIAVGYGLWTAGAGFQLGCEYFGAMAVPIGPGNLDMQLQLLVDFQTTCLCSTASMALLLAEQVKKHQLQSKIALKKAIFGAEPHTPKMRKYIEETLNLEDTFDIPGMTEVYGPGTGLECSAHQGIHYWADLFILEILDPNTLKPVQPGEVGEMVITTLCKEAVPLIRYRTRDLTRFIPGECSCGLNLPRHDHILGRSDDMFIFRGVNIYPGQIATILEQFPELSSEYQIYLNRKQGLDFMTIKVEAQEGTTIPDNLATAVEKNIKTKILVSSKVEIVPPLSLPRSFGKTKRLIDERDN from the coding sequence ATGAATTATCGATTTTTCCCTAACTTCACAAAAGAAGAGTTAGCTAAGATTCAATTAGAAGGACTAAAATGGACAGTAAATCACGCCTATCAAGGAAGTGCTCAATATCAAAAAAAACTTAAAAAATCTGGTATTCATCCCAACGATATTAAATCCTTAGAAGATCTACAATATTTACCTTTTACTACAGTAGAAGATTTACGCGAAGGATATCCATTACCTCTACTTTCTGTACCTGAAGAAGAAGTAGTAAGAATCCATGCCTCTTCTGGAACCACAGGAAAGCGGAAAGTACTAGCATATACTCAAAAAGACATAGATACGTGGAAAATAATGCTTGCCAGATGTTTTGAATTGGCTGGTTTATCTCCTCTAGACAGAATACAAATTGCTGTTGGGTATGGATTGTGGACAGCTGGGGCCGGATTTCAATTAGGATGTGAATATTTTGGAGCTATGGCCGTTCCTATTGGACCAGGCAATTTAGATATGCAACTTCAATTATTAGTAGATTTTCAAACAACTTGTCTTTGTTCTACAGCCTCTATGGCTCTTCTTTTAGCAGAACAAGTTAAAAAACATCAACTCCAATCTAAAATTGCTTTAAAAAAAGCAATCTTTGGCGCAGAACCACATACTCCTAAAATGCGAAAGTACATAGAAGAAACATTAAACCTAGAAGATACTTTTGATATTCCAGGTATGACAGAAGTTTATGGTCCAGGCACAGGTCTAGAATGCAGCGCACACCAAGGAATACACTATTGGGCTGACTTGTTTATCTTAGAAATCTTAGACCCTAATACTCTTAAGCCTGTTCAACCTGGAGAAGTAGGAGAAATGGTTATTACAACTCTTTGTAAAGAAGCTGTTCCTCTTATTAGATATCGCACTAGGGACCTAACAAGATTTATTCCAGGAGAATGTTCCTGTGGATTAAATCTTCCACGACATGATCACATATTAGGAAGATCTGATGATATGTTTATCTTTAGAGGTGTTAATATCTATCCTGGCCAAATCGCAACTATTTTAGAACAATTCCCTGAATTGAGTTCAGAATATCAAATCTACTTAAATCGAAAACAAGGCTTAGATTTTATGACTATAAAAGTCGAAGCTCAAGAAGGGACAACAATTCCTGATAACTTAGCAACTGCAGTAGAAAAAAATATCAAAACTAAAATTCTTGTTAGCTCAAAAGTAGAAATTGTACCTCCATTAAGTCTTCCTCGTTCTTTTGGAAAAACTAAAAGACTTATAGATGAAAGAGATAACTAA
- a CDS encoding AI-2E family transporter, protein MFNTHRPFQLFLLCLSLGLVFFVLRPFWNVLLLAIIFSMVLNPIYKKILILVKNRKNFASFLTLFLFFIFIFVPCILLLSALISQGFDIASKVNTFLLKLDFSSIGDSWINKLENVLRKFGFEKIQFLQQQEFASYLADSIKKISLFIAKEGGTILSNVLTFFTNTGLFFFMLFYFLRDLDSLLNKLKRLSPLPDEQEEKILFALSDVSKKVVIGNLLTALAQGIVGGIGLALVGLPAIFWGTLMAVTSLIPVVGTALVWLPAVGYLFLLGKMGASLFLALWSIILVGGIDNFLRPYLIGKGEFISPFFLFLAIIGGVSCFGFIGLIYGPLSFTFALVMLQIYELEFKEHLDNCSNCS, encoded by the coding sequence ATGTTCAATACTCATCGTCCTTTTCAGTTGTTTTTATTATGTTTATCCTTGGGATTAGTGTTTTTTGTTTTAAGACCTTTTTGGAATGTCCTCTTGCTAGCAATTATTTTTAGTATGGTTTTAAATCCTATTTATAAAAAGATTTTAATTTTGGTAAAAAATAGAAAAAATTTTGCCTCTTTTTTAACTTTATTTTTATTTTTTATTTTTATTTTTGTTCCCTGTATTCTATTATTATCAGCTCTTATTTCTCAAGGATTTGATATTGCATCCAAGGTGAATACTTTTTTACTGAAGCTAGATTTCTCATCAATTGGTGATTCTTGGATAAATAAGCTAGAAAATGTTTTAAGGAAATTTGGTTTTGAGAAAATACAGTTTTTACAGCAGCAGGAGTTTGCTAGCTATTTGGCAGATTCTATAAAAAAAATTAGTCTTTTTATAGCCAAAGAGGGAGGAACTATTTTAAGTAATGTATTAACCTTTTTTACTAATACAGGACTATTTTTCTTTATGTTATTTTATTTTTTGAGAGATCTAGATAGTTTGTTAAATAAATTGAAAAGATTATCTCCTTTACCAGATGAACAAGAAGAGAAAATTCTTTTTGCCCTTAGTGATGTTTCTAAGAAAGTAGTGATAGGCAATTTGCTTACAGCCTTAGCTCAAGGGATTGTGGGTGGAATTGGGCTTGCTTTAGTTGGATTACCTGCAATTTTTTGGGGAACATTAATGGCTGTGACTTCTTTAATCCCTGTAGTAGGGACTGCTTTGGTATGGCTACCTGCAGTTGGATATCTTTTTTTGTTGGGAAAAATGGGAGCTAGTTTGTTTTTAGCTTTGTGGTCGATTATTTTAGTAGGAGGAATAGACAATTTTTTACGTCCGTATCTTATAGGGAAGGGAGAATTTATCTCTCCCTTCTTCTTATTTTTAGCAATAATAGGCGGGGTTAGTTGTTTTGGTTTTATAGGACTTATTTATGGTCCTCTTAGTTTTACTTTTGCTTTAGTTATGTTGCAAATTTACGAGCTGGAATTTAAGGAACATTTGGACAACTGTTCTAATTGTTCTTAG
- a CDS encoding sodium:solute symporter family protein, translated as MIYKVLSILGYLGVVFFLGYKGYKHTKSSQDYLLAGREMNAFVMALSYGATFISTSAIIGFGGAAALFGFPLLWLTFLNIVVGILVAMVFFGRRTRVMGLALDAHTFPEFLGRRFNSTFIQKFSALIIFLFIPLYAAAVLIGICRMLEVSFAQSLGISYEMWLVLVTVLVALYVITGGLKAVMYTDAFQGCIMAGMMIFLIVFTYSKLGGVISAHQTLTDMVHLVPAKLKAGGLIGWTQGAKFGTPIWLVIYTTIIYGVGIGVLAQPQLALRYMTVPSDRELHRAVLVGGVFILLMTGVAFTVGALSNAVFYKEFGQISIAMAKGNIDKIIPLYIEKIMPHWFSGLFLIAMFAAAMSTLSSQYHVGGTSLGRDIVEGSTLSTKTSFKTSQIGVFLTVAAALLWAWILPGSVIARATAFFFGLCAASFLPSYFLGLYWKRMTPLGAKCSLVGGFIFSMFWLLFIHLKEAKAIGLCKLFFGKVTLVAGATKGSWIWLLQWVDPNVVALPVSFLLAIGVSLFSVPDKSVVDKAFKYFTS; from the coding sequence ATGATTTATAAGGTGCTTAGTATTTTAGGATATTTAGGGGTAGTATTTTTTTTAGGTTATAAGGGCTATAAACATACAAAGAGCTCTCAAGATTATTTGCTAGCTGGTAGAGAAATGAATGCTTTTGTTATGGCATTATCTTATGGAGCGACTTTTATCTCTACTTCAGCAATTATTGGTTTTGGAGGAGCAGCGGCCTTATTTGGTTTTCCTTTACTTTGGCTTACTTTTTTAAATATTGTGGTAGGAATTTTAGTGGCCATGGTTTTTTTTGGGAGACGAACTAGAGTTATGGGCTTAGCTTTAGATGCTCATACATTTCCTGAATTTTTAGGTAGGCGTTTTAATTCCACTTTTATTCAAAAATTTTCTGCTTTAATCATTTTTCTTTTTATTCCCTTGTATGCAGCAGCAGTTTTGATAGGTATTTGTAGGATGTTAGAAGTTTCTTTTGCGCAATCGTTGGGCATATCCTACGAAATGTGGTTAGTTTTGGTTACGGTTTTAGTCGCTCTTTATGTTATTACAGGAGGGCTTAAAGCTGTTATGTATACTGATGCATTCCAAGGATGTATTATGGCAGGAATGATGATTTTTTTAATAGTATTTACTTATTCTAAATTAGGAGGAGTAATTTCAGCTCATCAAACTTTAACAGATATGGTCCATCTTGTCCCTGCTAAATTAAAGGCAGGAGGTCTTATTGGCTGGACACAAGGGGCAAAGTTTGGAACACCAATTTGGTTAGTTATTTATACTACTATCATTTATGGAGTTGGGATTGGAGTTTTGGCTCAACCTCAATTAGCCTTGCGATATATGACTGTTCCATCAGATAGAGAGTTGCATCGTGCTGTGCTTGTAGGAGGAGTGTTTATTTTGCTTATGACAGGGGTGGCATTTACTGTAGGAGCCCTTTCTAATGCAGTTTTTTATAAAGAATTTGGTCAGATTTCTATTGCCATGGCCAAAGGTAATATTGATAAAATTATTCCTCTTTATATTGAAAAGATAATGCCACACTGGTTTTCTGGTTTATTTTTAATTGCAATGTTTGCTGCAGCTATGTCTACTTTATCTTCTCAATATCATGTGGGAGGTACCTCTTTGGGAAGAGATATTGTAGAAGGCTCTACACTTTCGACCAAGACTTCTTTTAAGACAAGTCAGATCGGAGTGTTTTTAACTGTAGCTGCTGCTCTTTTATGGGCTTGGATTTTACCCGGCTCTGTGATTGCAAGAGCTACTGCATTCTTTTTTGGTCTATGTGCAGCTTCTTTTCTTCCAAGCTATTTTTTGGGATTGTATTGGAAAAGGATGACTCCTCTTGGGGCTAAATGTTCTTTAGTTGGTGGATTTATATTTTCTATGTTCTGGCTTTTATTTATTCATTTAAAAGAGGCAAAGGCAATAGGATTATGCAAATTGTTTTTTGGTAAAGTTACCTTAGTAGCAGGAGCTACAAAGGGATCTTGGATTTGGCTTTTACAATGGGTAGATCCTAATGTCGTTGCTCTTCCTGTATCCTTTTTATTGGCAATAGGGGTAAGTTTATTTAGTGTACCAGATAAGTCTGTTGTAGATAAGGCCTTTAAATATTTCACTTCTTAA
- a CDS encoding symporter small accessory protein, with translation MLGMGSFEMALAYILSILAAGVCVIYGLINWNKKGLIVEKRIDLHKEKSNDL, from the coding sequence ATGTTAGGGATGGGGAGTTTTGAAATGGCATTGGCGTATATTTTAAGTATTTTAGCCGCTGGAGTATGTGTAATTTATGGTCTTATTAATTGGAATAAAAAAGGACTTATTGTAGAAAAAAGAATAGACTTACATAAGGAGAAATCCAATGATTTATAA
- a CDS encoding universal stress protein, whose amino-acid sequence MQLSKKFLLTVSEDYSKFFGVKFISYFFKNKENISLDLIYIAPNPAKTSSYKHDEIIFSKQLNHQYKNKGVTALKEAKDILCQHGFQTNQIQTIFKFQNYSTVTDLIQEAHKGLYDALILGSRGLSFLEEKIFGSTSKTILEAEIDFPVWICREPDFETKNVLVCLDNSQASLRVCDHVGFILQDKPEHNIILTHVQTNKHQEPTSIFNKALKEFKNNNFPSTRIQTKLLYGKDVCETILNFAKKQKIAVIALGHTGKKEHLFSLFFNSNSTLLEIFEQFKNMTLWISK is encoded by the coding sequence ATGCAACTTTCTAAAAAATTTCTTTTAACTGTAAGTGAAGATTACTCTAAATTTTTTGGGGTAAAATTTATTTCTTATTTTTTCAAAAATAAAGAAAATATCTCTTTAGATTTAATTTATATTGCCCCTAATCCAGCTAAAACATCTTCTTACAAACACGATGAAATTATTTTTAGCAAACAACTAAACCATCAATATAAAAACAAGGGAGTTACAGCCTTAAAAGAAGCTAAAGACATACTTTGTCAACATGGATTTCAAACAAATCAAATTCAAACCATTTTCAAATTTCAAAATTATTCCACAGTAACTGACTTAATCCAAGAAGCTCATAAAGGTCTATACGATGCCCTTATCTTAGGGAGCAGAGGTCTATCCTTTTTAGAAGAAAAAATTTTTGGAAGTACAAGTAAAACAATTTTAGAAGCCGAAATTGACTTTCCCGTTTGGATCTGTAGAGAGCCAGATTTTGAAACTAAAAACGTACTGGTATGTCTAGATAATTCTCAAGCAAGCCTTAGAGTCTGTGATCATGTCGGTTTTATATTACAAGACAAACCAGAACATAATATCATCCTTACCCATGTCCAAACCAACAAACACCAAGAACCAACCTCTATCTTTAACAAGGCATTAAAAGAATTTAAAAACAATAACTTTCCCTCAACCAGAATACAAACCAAACTCCTATATGGGAAAGATGTTTGTGAAACTATTTTAAATTTTGCTAAAAAACAAAAAATTGCTGTAATTGCTTTAGGACATACTGGGAAAAAAGAACATTTATTTTCTTTATTTTTTAATTCCAACTCAACTCTCTTAGAAATTTTTGAACAATTTAAAAATATGACTCTTTGGATTTCCAAATAA
- a CDS encoding ElyC/SanA/YdcF family protein — protein sequence MFSFTLKKLIARLFFPLPLGIEIILLGWWLTRKKKKFASQTYRKVGRVLILSGCIFLYLVSCSPFIDQIMYHFEHRYLPVQDNKLDIDYIVVLGGGHTSDEFLPANSQISAWTLPRVVESVRLKKMFPLAKVIYSGGIINDAQSNALVMQKIAVMLGVPKEDIILNKKVFDTRDEAKALKNILKDKKFILVTSASHMWRAVALFKKYGLKPIPSPSPYLSKKTSDYLWWSYFPSYKGLQKSERLFYELLGMAWAKFKGYI from the coding sequence ATGTTTTCTTTTACCCTAAAAAAGTTAATCGCACGATTATTTTTCCCCCTTCCTTTGGGAATAGAAATAATTCTTTTAGGTTGGTGGCTAACTAGGAAGAAAAAGAAATTTGCCTCTCAAACTTATCGCAAGGTGGGGCGAGTTTTAATTTTATCTGGGTGTATTTTTTTATATTTGGTAAGTTGTAGTCCTTTTATTGATCAAATTATGTATCATTTTGAGCATAGATATTTGCCTGTTCAAGATAATAAATTGGATATAGATTATATAGTTGTTCTTGGGGGAGGACATACAAGCGATGAGTTTCTACCTGCAAATTCTCAGATTAGCGCTTGGACTTTGCCTAGAGTAGTAGAGAGTGTTCGTCTAAAAAAAATGTTTCCTTTAGCTAAAGTTATATATTCTGGAGGCATTATAAATGATGCTCAGAGTAATGCCCTTGTAATGCAAAAAATTGCTGTTATGCTAGGGGTTCCTAAAGAGGATATTATCTTGAATAAGAAAGTTTTTGATACAAGAGATGAAGCAAAGGCTTTAAAGAATATTTTAAAGGACAAAAAATTTATTTTAGTTACTTCTGCTTCTCATATGTGGCGGGCTGTTGCATTGTTTAAAAAATATGGTCTAAAACCTATTCCTTCGCCAAGTCCTTATTTATCTAAAAAAACTTCTGACTATTTATGGTGGTCTTATTTTCCTTCTTATAAGGGATTGCAAAAGAGTGAGCGTCTTTTTTATGAACTTTTAGGAATGGCTTGGGCTAAGTTTAAAGGGTATATCTAA
- the aroC gene encoding chorismate synthase, protein MSGDSFGKVFILTTFGESHGYGLGGVVQGCPSGIPLSEAFIQKYLDLRRPGKGISSTKRQEKDKVKLLSGVFEGKTTGTAIGFFIANEDMRSRDYSKIKNIYRPGHADFTYDKKYGFRDYRGGGRSSGRETVSRVVGGSIARAFLNTLGIVIQAYTLELGGIRVEKIDLNEIEKNYFFSPDKDVIPKWENRIQEVKSVGDTLGGIVEIRAFNVPAGLGEPVFDKLDARLAYALMGVGAVKGVEIGTGFEVAKKLGSQTNDFLTSNGFMSNNAGGILGGISSGQDIVVRAAVKPIPSLGKVQRTVDTKGREVEIRVGGRHDISAIPRIVPVLEAMVALVLADFILLQRRMGTF, encoded by the coding sequence ATGAGTGGAGATAGTTTCGGGAAAGTATTTATCTTAACGACATTTGGAGAATCTCATGGTTATGGATTAGGAGGAGTAGTGCAAGGTTGTCCTTCAGGGATTCCTTTGAGTGAGGCTTTTATTCAAAAATATTTAGACCTTAGAAGGCCTGGCAAAGGGATTTCTAGCACAAAGCGCCAAGAAAAAGATAAAGTAAAGTTATTGTCAGGGGTTTTTGAAGGTAAGACCACGGGAACTGCTATTGGCTTTTTTATTGCCAATGAGGATATGCGTTCTAGAGATTATAGTAAAATAAAGAATATTTATAGGCCAGGTCATGCTGATTTTACTTATGACAAGAAATATGGTTTTAGGGATTATAGAGGTGGAGGACGCTCTTCTGGAAGAGAAACTGTTTCCCGAGTAGTAGGAGGAAGTATAGCAAGAGCTTTTTTAAATACTTTAGGAATAGTAATTCAAGCATATACTTTGGAATTAGGTGGTATTAGGGTTGAAAAAATTGATTTAAATGAAATAGAAAAAAATTATTTTTTTTCTCCGGATAAAGATGTTATTCCTAAGTGGGAAAATAGAATACAAGAAGTAAAGTCAGTAGGAGATACTTTAGGTGGCATAGTTGAGATAAGAGCGTTTAATGTCCCTGCAGGACTTGGGGAACCTGTATTTGATAAGTTAGATGCTAGGTTAGCATATGCATTGATGGGGGTAGGAGCTGTAAAAGGGGTAGAGATTGGTACTGGTTTTGAAGTAGCAAAAAAGTTAGGTAGTCAAACCAATGATTTTTTGACTTCTAATGGATTTATGTCTAATAATGCAGGTGGAATTTTAGGCGGCATCTCTTCAGGCCAGGATATTGTTGTAAGAGCAGCTGTTAAACCGATTCCTTCTTTAGGAAAAGTCCAAAGGACAGTGGATACTAAGGGAAGAGAAGTAGAAATTAGAGTTGGGGGACGACACGATATTAGTGCAATTCCTAGAATTGTCCCTGTTTTAGAGGCTATGGTGGCCTTGGTGTTGGCGGACTTTATTTTGTTGCAGAGAAGGATGGGAACTTTTTAA
- the aroL gene encoding shikimate kinase AroL translates to MGKQVKQNIYLLGPRACGKSTIGKIVAKKIGKNFVDLDVFISKQEGKSILDIIQNKGWNYFREIESKALFSFENKDNLVLATGGGIILKEKNRVFLKSQKYTFYLKIDIDTAIKRLLVSLDKENRPPLTNLSLEEEVKKVMQERENYYLECARYIIDARQLPEQIGEEIKRKIKNEWR, encoded by the coding sequence ATGGGCAAACAAGTAAAACAAAATATTTATTTATTAGGACCACGGGCATGTGGAAAATCTACAATTGGGAAAATTGTTGCTAAAAAAATAGGTAAAAATTTTGTTGATCTTGATGTTTTTATATCTAAACAAGAGGGGAAAAGTATTTTAGATATAATTCAAAATAAAGGATGGAATTATTTTAGAGAAATAGAGAGCAAGGCTTTATTTTCTTTTGAAAATAAAGATAATTTAGTTCTTGCCACAGGCGGTGGAATTATATTAAAAGAAAAAAATAGAGTTTTTTTAAAATCACAAAAATATACATTTTATTTAAAAATAGATATAGATACGGCAATTAAACGACTTTTAGTATCTTTAGATAAAGAAAATAGACCGCCTCTTACTAATTTGAGTTTAGAGGAAGAAGTGAAAAAAGTTATGCAAGAAAGAGAAAATTATTATTTGGAGTGTGCGAGATATATAATTGATGCACGGCAACTTCCAGAACAAATAGGAGAAGAGATTAAAAGGAAGATTAAAAATGAGTGGAGATAG
- a CDS encoding TrmH family RNA methyltransferase: MKNIWDTLTPQRQQKIKKVLSTRQKTLSLVLNNIHDPHNVSAILRSCDAFGVPEVHLLYTQEAFPVLGRKSSASAKKWVKTVRHTNPSSMITFLSKQGFKLIRTGFSKQAKKIIDIDFTQPVAVILGNEHRGVEEDLCALVSEELYIPMYGMVQSFNVSVAAAIILYEAWRQRYLQGMYDMPSYSAEELKRLELEWANK, from the coding sequence ATGAAAAATATTTGGGATACATTAACTCCGCAAAGACAACAGAAAATAAAAAAAGTTTTAAGTACTAGGCAGAAGACGCTTTCTTTGGTTTTGAATAATATTCACGATCCCCATAATGTTTCTGCTATTTTACGGAGTTGTGATGCGTTTGGTGTTCCAGAGGTTCATTTGTTATATACGCAAGAGGCCTTTCCTGTTTTAGGTAGAAAAAGTTCTGCCTCTGCTAAAAAATGGGTAAAAACAGTGAGACACACCAATCCATCTTCTATGATAACTTTTTTATCAAAACAGGGATTTAAGTTGATCCGAACAGGTTTTTCTAAACAAGCAAAAAAGATTATAGATATAGATTTTACTCAACCTGTTGCTGTTATTTTAGGTAATGAGCATAGGGGAGTGGAAGAAGACTTATGTGCTTTGGTCTCAGAGGAACTATATATACCAATGTATGGTATGGTTCAGAGTTTTAATGTTTCTGTAGCTGCAGCAATTATTTTATATGAAGCTTGGCGTCAAAGATATTTGCAGGGCATGTATGATATGCCTTCCTATAGTGCAGAAGAACTTAAAAGATTGGAGCTAGAATGGGCAAACAAGTAA
- a CDS encoding TlyA family RNA methyltransferase, with protein sequence MKKKRADQLLVEKGVLSSREKAKRHIMAGVVWYLKGKEWQKVNKPGDQLPLDTDFKVKEKERFVSRGGYKLLTALEYFKIQVLNKVCLDVGASTGGFTDCLLQFGAKRVYALDVGQGQLDWKLRQDKRVVNLEKINIRYASLDILPELVDLIVVDCSFISLKLVLPSCIKFLKSQGEVIALVKPQFEVGKGETVKGVVKSAQKIQEVLKAMEIFVTKDLKLRWIGMVPSKIKGPKGNQEYLIYLQR encoded by the coding sequence ATGAAAAAGAAAAGAGCAGATCAATTATTAGTGGAAAAGGGAGTTTTATCTTCTAGAGAAAAGGCCAAACGTCATATTATGGCAGGAGTTGTTTGGTATTTGAAAGGAAAAGAGTGGCAAAAGGTAAATAAACCAGGGGACCAATTACCACTTGATACTGATTTTAAAGTTAAAGAAAAAGAGCGTTTTGTAAGTAGAGGAGGCTATAAATTATTAACTGCCTTAGAGTATTTTAAAATCCAGGTTTTAAATAAGGTTTGTTTGGATGTTGGTGCTTCAACAGGTGGCTTTACAGACTGCTTACTTCAGTTTGGAGCAAAGAGAGTTTATGCTTTAGATGTAGGACAGGGACAATTGGATTGGAAACTTAGACAAGATAAAAGAGTAGTTAATTTGGAAAAAATTAATATAAGGTATGCTTCTTTAGATATTTTGCCCGAATTAGTAGATTTAATTGTTGTAGATTGTTCTTTTATTTCTTTAAAGCTTGTTTTACCTTCGTGTATAAAGTTTTTAAAATCACAAGGAGAGGTTATAGCTTTAGTAAAACCTCAATTTGAGGTGGGAAAAGGAGAAACAGTAAAAGGAGTAGTGAAGTCTGCTCAAAAAATACAAGAAGTTTTAAAGGCAATGGAGATTTTTGTAACTAAAGACTTAAAATTAAGATGGATAGGGATGGTACCTTCTAAAATTAAAGGGCCGAAAGGTAATCAAGAATATTTAATTTATTTGCAAAGATAG